The following coding sequences lie in one Salmo salar chromosome ssa13, Ssal_v3.1, whole genome shotgun sequence genomic window:
- the LOC106568009 gene encoding hexokinase-2 — translation MSSTDTNAESDGPIPKGARLSRDVANLDTIPPGTLSKVEECLQPFRLSVEKLQDVSSRLRKDLIRGLGKHTHCRAPVKMLPTFVRATPDGREKGDFLALDLGGTNFRVLHVRVVEEMQKLLKMDSKICAIPQEIMLGTGEQLFDHIAACLAEFLESLELKGQILPLGFTFSFPCEQKDIDKSILIHWTKGFNCSGVVGEDVVRLLREAIHRRGDYDIGSVAMVNDTVGTMMSCGYRDQSCEIGMIIGTGTNACYMEEIKNVKRVEGEDGRMCINTEWGGFGDDGSLKDIQTEFDLVVDRDSLNPGVHVFEKMISGMYLGEIARLVLVKLAQDKLLFGGDLSVALLTQDSFETRFISEIEAENTGLQKAQEILSELDLPAGPVDCQIVRLVCDSLSTRSAQLCATALATIANRIRVNRGLDHLSTTVGVDGTVYKKHPNFSEKLQETVRILAPKCDITFLVSDDGSGKGAAMVTAVAQRLAMQSRILEDIDGEEEEEEHEEEDDEN, via the exons ATGAGTTCCACAGATACCAATGCCGAGAGCGACGGCCCCATCCCCAAGGGGGCCAGACTGAGCCGGGACGTCGCAAACCTGGACACCATCCCCCCAGGCACCCTCAGTAAG GTAGAAGAGTGTCTGCAGCCTTTCCGTCTCTCTGTGGAGAAGCTGCAGGACGTGTCATCTCGCCTGAGGAAGGACCTGATCAGAGGGctgggcaaacacacacactgccggGCACCCGTCAAGATGCTGCCCACCTTTGTGAGGGCAACACCTGATGGGAGAG AGAAGGGGGACTTCCTGGCTCTGGACCTGGGCGGGACTAACTTCCGGGTGCTGCATGTTCGTGTGGTGGAGGAGATGCAGAAGCTCCTGAAGATGGACAGTAAGATCTGTGCCATCCCCCAGGAGATCATGCTGGGGACGggagaacag TTGTTTGACCACATCGCTGCATGCCTGGCTGAGTTCCTGGAGTCTCTGGAGCTGAAGGGTCAGATTCTACCTCTAGGCTTCACCTTCTCCTTCCCCTGCGAGCAGAAAGATATCGACAAG AGCATCCTGATCCACTGGACCAAAGGTTTTAACTGTTCCGGAGTGGTAGGAGAGGACGTTGTGAGGTTACTGAGAGAAGCCATCCACAGGAGAGGG GATTATGACATTGGTTCTGTTGCCATGGTGAATGACACGGTGGGGACCATGATGAGCTGTGGATATAGGGACCAGAGCTGTGAAATTGGCATGATCATTG GGACGGGGACGAACGCATGTTACATGGAGGAGATCAAAAACGtgaagagagtagagggggaagaCGGACGCATGTGTATCAACACAGAGTGGGGGGGATTTGGAGACGACGGATccctaaaggacatccagactGAGTTTGACCTGGTGGTGGATCGAGACTCACTCAACCCAggcgtgcatgt CTTTGAGAAGATGATCAGTGGGATGTACCTGGGAGAGATAGCGAGGCTGGTGTTGGTGAAGCTGGCTCAGGACAAGCTACTGTTTGGAGGAGATCTATCAGTGGCCTTGCTCACACAGGACAGCTTTGAGACCAGATTCATCTCCGAGATAGAGGC GGAGAACACAGGACTGCAGAAGGCCCAGGAGATTCTGTCAGAGCTGGACCTGCCTGCCGGGCCTGTGGACTGTCAGATTGTGCGTCTGGTGTGCGACTCTCTCTCCACACGCTCAGCCCAGTTGTGTGCCACTGCCTTGGCAACCATTGCCAACCGTATCCGTGTCAACCGTGGACTGGACCATCTAAGCACCACAGTGGGGGTGGACGGCACAGTATACAAGAAACACCCCAA CTTCAGTGAGAAGCTCCAGGAGACCGTACGCATCCTGGCCCCCAAGTGTGATATCACTTTCCTCGTCTCCGACGACGGCAGCGGGAAAGGAGCTGCCATGGTAACGGCAGTGG